The Cervus elaphus chromosome 12, mCerEla1.1, whole genome shotgun sequence DNA window ATAAATTCCATCCCTTAGCTGCAGTTCAGACAGATCCGAGGGTTTTCAGAGTCGAGGGGAGcccccctcctctgccccacGAGGAGAGCTTGGCGCGCTGAGCAGTCTGCAGGCTCGTTCATACCACATTTACGCGCAACTCTTTTCTCCGCCCGCACCCCACCTCCCGGCCCCCACCCGCAGAGGGGAAATTGAGTCACTGGAAGGCGAGGCCAGAGTCTCCAGGGGAATGGGCGCCAACGCCAGTCCTCAGGGCCTTCCAGatgctgggaggggagggagggacctCAGCAAAATACACAGAGTCGGGTGAGGGCGGGGGGAGCGGCTGGCTGGGCAGGAGCTGAGCCAGACACATGGAGAAACGCTGCCCAGGATCAAAGGAAATatgacatttgaaaagaatgcGCACGTCTGCTAGTGCTGCGGAGCGGAGCGGGGGGGTGGGAGGCCGGGGAGTGCGTAGGCGGCGTGTCGGGGATGGCGAGCTAGAGCCGGGGCAGGGTCTCTACCCCTGCCCGCCTTGCCTCTGCTTCCCACGGCCCTCGGTCCGACTCTTAGGTGCGGGTTGGCAGTCCGTCTCAGGATGCTCCTCACTGTCTCTCTCCTAGGGTCTCTCCTTTCTTTATTTCCATGATGAAGCTGGAAGGGAAATGTAACCTGAGGCGACAAACCAAAgcgggggaaaaaaagaaaaaaaaaaaaaaatcaaaccaggcCACCTCCCCGCTCGGCCTCGCAACATTCTTCTCTCCCCGCCGGCCTGGCttctcctccccgcccctccgGCGTCGCGGTCCTGGGCTCGCCGCCGGGGCAGCTCCGCACGTCACTGGGGTCCCCCGGGGCTGGGGGGTCCCCAGGGCGGGCCAGAGGGAgggcgggaggggaggggggcggggagtcGCCTCTGCTGCGGCGGAGCTCGGGCCGGCCGGGCCAGCCCTCCCctgcgccccggccccgccgAGCCTGTTTCTCATTAGAGTAGCGGGCGCGGTCCCGGCCCGGCTCCCGAGTGTTTGTAAACGTCTGAGCGGAGGGCGGTCGCTTAACCCCTTCGGTGCGGGGCCCGGGCGCAGCTGCGGGCTGGGCCCTGAGCTGGAGGTCTTTAGACTACAGGTAGCTGCGGCCTGCTTGCTGATAGGTTTGTAGCCTAAGGTCTGCGTAGGGGGCATGGTGCCGACACCCAGGCCCCCACCCTAACCGACCGGCATCTGAATAACTAGTTTCGACTTAAATCCCTCTCACACAACAGGACCCCATTACGCCTGTCCTTTCTAGGAACTCCAGTCCaagtctttcttccttctcccgcCCAGGTGACAGGTGTCCAACCCAGGGGCCCACCCGGTCTCGGGACTGCGGGGCGCCGGTAAACCTGGCCAGGATTATCAGGAGAGCCGGAGCGGGATGCCATCGGATCCGAGATTCATTCCCGACTAAGGTTCTAGGGAGGAGAGAGCCGGCTTCCCTAGGAGGCTAGTTAATGGCCCCTCTGGGTGGCTGGGACTAGGGCAGCAGTAAAGTCCGGCCTGGATTGTCGCCCATCAGGAGTCATGGACCTCTGAACAGTGCCTCAAGACCAATAACTCTTCCTAATTTTGGAGGGACGAGGAGAGATGGACCGGTGGAGGGGCTGGTTCGGCCAGGCAAAGGCTTCCTTCCAGAAGGCTTAGGCGGGGCGGCCTCAGGCTAGGGACTTCAAAGGAATGGCCTTCTCCActtcagagcagcctggagccgtTCTGCACCCCAGAGCCTGGTTGGCCTTAGACGGAGGGAAAGGGGAGAAGAGGTGGTGCTTTCTTGCTAGTTGCTGGCTGCACAACTCTTCAGAAAGGGTCTTCCGTGGGCCGTCTACACTGTGGGCTCAGGATGTGGCCCCTTTAAGGCATTCGGACCCAGAACCCCCGAACTCAGACTAAGTTGGGGATTGCGGTGGGACTGCGCCCTGTAGGAAATGATTGTCACCACTGAGGGCCAATAGGCATCATTATGGTCCTACCAACGCTGGAGAGACCGTTTTCCaattcagttttgttcttttctttctttcttttttcttttttttttaagggggagGGACTGGAGagaggacagagggagggagagagggagggttgCGGGAGGGAGGGGGCACAAGGGGCGCGTGGTTTTCCCATctcatccctggaggaggggctggagcATCCCCGGCAGCCAATCAGAGACAGGTTGGGGGGGCACTTTGaagaagtttggggaaaaaagtttGGAAAAGTTTCTATAATAACGAGGGGGCGTCCGGAGGGAGGCGTCAGCGGCGGAGGAGGGGGCGTctcagagaagggagggagggagtcgcCGGTCAAGACACTGCAGCCTCCAgagatcccccctcccgcccagACCGAGACCTGGGGGCTCCGGCCGGACCCATGGGGGCAGCGAGCTGCGAGGATGAGGAGCTGGAATTTAAGCT harbors:
- the LOC122705096 gene encoding collagen alpha-1(I) chain-like → MPPTQTLGYKPISKQAAATCSLKTSSSGPSPQLRPGPAPKGLSDRPPLRRLQTLGSRAGTAPATLMRNRLGGAGAQGRAGPAGPSSAAAEATPRPPPLPPSLWPALGTPQPRGTPVTCGAAPAASPGPRRRRGGEEKPGRRGEKNVARPSGELHHGNKERRDPRRETVRSILRRTANPHLRVGPRAVGSRGKAGRGRDPAPALARHPRHAAYALPGLPPPRSAPQH